GAGGCCGAGCCCGGTCGTGATCGGTGGCCGATACCGTCGACTCGGCGGCGGAAAGCAGACGAACTCCGCCGGCAGGGAAACGGGCTCGTCACTCGCCAGATCACACCCCTCGATCCACTCGATCCGTTGTTCGGGGTCCGGGGTCTCGAAGCTCTCGGGGCGGACGAACCGGCTGGGCGAGACCGGCCGCTTGCGGGTTCGTTCTGAGCCGCCATCGAGTTTCGAGCGCCGATAGACGCCTGCGCTGTAGCGTTCGAGGCCCTCGCCGATGGCCTTCATATACGCCCGGTCCCAGTCGCGGTCGACGCCAGCGGCCAACTGGGCGGCCGCGACATCACTGAAGCCGGCCGTGTCGGCTGTCGTTGCAATGTAGTAGGGAACCGGGAACGACTCGCGCTCGCCAACCTGACTGAGAAGGCCTACACGGTCGTCGACTGCCCGTTCGGCTCGCGACAGCGAGGCGTCGACGTTCACCGACCGATGGGAAAGCCGAAGCGAGCGGTCGGGACCGGGCGTCTCACACTCACAATCCGGCACTGGCAGAAAACTGCGCTCTTGCCAGGGGAGTTCGATAAGTCGGCCACCAGTGGTCGACCCCGATACCAGATCGATCAGTTCGGCTCCGGCGACCGCCCCCGCTAACCGAACCTCACTCCGGGAGCCGCTGGGTTGTGCGTCAGAACGCTCCTCCTGATTGGCTGCAACGCGGGCGCGGAGGCACCCATAACAGGCCGTGCCGGGTTCATACAGCGAGACTGTTGCGTCGACGTCGGCCAGTGGGAACCCACCAACGCCGCCGATTTCGACCGCAACCCATCGGTCAAAGACGGCCGAGGCGGCCGAAAAGACGTCTGCACCGGTGGGTGCGACGACCGCCCCGATGTCGGGCTGTGTCGTTCCATCCGCCGTCGAACCAAGCGCCGACGGCGCAATCCGGTCGACCGAGAGGTCGACATCAGTACAGGCCGCGGTGAGCGCCTCGACAGCGGGACCGCTGCCAACGAGACCAAGTTCCATAGCTCACACTGCGGGTGGGAGGTAAAATAACACGGCGATGGCTCAACGACTGCGTTCAGTCGAGTAGGTCCTGACTAACGCCAGCCAGTTCGCTTGCCTCGGCCTCTCGGAGTCGGTCGTCGCCGAGTTGGAGTCGGAGCCGTGGTCGACCGACATCGATGGGAACCTTTTCGGTCGCGATAAGCCCCATGTCTTCGAGTCTGGTTTTGGTCCGCGAGAAGGTCGCCTTGCTGGCGATGCCGACATCTTCGCCCCATTTGGAGATATCGTAGAGGAGGACCTCGTTTCTCGCTGCGACCAGTAGCGAAATCGTTACTTCATCGAGCCCGTTGCCGTCGCCGCGAGCCGTATCAAGTTTGGCCAGCACTGCATCGAAATCCTCGCGGGCGGCCTCGCTGATATCGGCGGCCAGCGTCTCCCGAACGCGCGTGATCGGCGGCGTTCGGAGGCGGAATGGCTCGGCGGCCTCCCACTGGTCGTCGTAGCTGTCTCGGGCGCTCTCGACGAATTCGCTGTCATCAGTCGTCAGTGCGGCGATCCGGTCGCCAGCCGCGACGAGTGCCAACACTGACGCTCCCGAAATAAGCAGCGAGTTAGCCGCCGGATCATCGAGCGTCCGGATCGACAACTGACCAGCGTCGATCAGGTCGGCAGCGCGACTCGCAACCAGAAAGTCTTCCATCGTCTCCTTGAGTGGACGTTCCTCTGCGAGCATCCGAATCGTGGGGAGCTCACCATCGAATCCGGTGGCGACGTCGACCAGTGCCTGAATTGCCCCTTCGGTCGGGTCAATCAGTAGCAGATCATCCGTCGCTTCAGTGAGCACTGTCTGTAGGATATCGTTAATGTCTTGTTCGAGTAAATTCGAGTTCATCTATAGTATAGTATAATATGGAAACTGTTATTTAATATTATCGGGTCTCGATCAACCACATCGGCATATGGTTCCCTAATTTAACTCCAAATCAGCGTCATTGAATCTATTTATGTCATTCATACATAAATTATTTTCGGATGTATGTTTTGTGTTTTCTCACCGCGGGCAGGTGGGAACACCGAGGATATAAATGCGGTCACGGAGGAGAGCCAGTGAACGTGTCGACCGACGAGAGCCCGGGCTGGGAGCAGTATTTCGGCTTCGAGCGTCCCTACGAGAACCAAGCCGACGCCATCGAGGCCGCAATCGAAACCGTCCGCCGAGAGGGATATCTCGCGATGGAGGGTCCCTGCGGGACCGGCAAAACGATGGCCGCCCTTACCGCGGCGGCGTTTCTGCTCCGGGAGACCGACCGCTTCGAGAACGTCGTGATAGCGACGCCGGTCAAACAGCAACGCCAGCAGTTCATCGAAGACCTCCGAACGATCAACCGCGGTCTCGACGAGCCGCTTTCGGGTGTCAGCCTCGTCGGGAAATCGGATCTCTGCCCCTACGGGCGCGAAGGTGTATTTCCCGACGACACCAGCGTCCAAACTCGGTGTGAGGAGCTGCGGGAGACGACCGCAGATCTCGTCCGTGAGGACGATTCCGGCGGCCACCGAGGCGACAGCGGCGGGTCGACAGCCGTCGACTCATCAACAACCACTCCAGAAACAGACCCCGAGCCAGCGGCGATTATCGAGGGAACCACTGACGACGCCGAGCAGTGGTGGGACACCGACCGAGCCCGCAGCCTCGTGGAGACTGCGCGCCAAGATCAGGCCGCCAGCGACGACGAACCGCTTCGGACCGCCGGCGCGACCGCGCCGTACGGGACCGCACAGCCAGCCACCCCTGCGGAGTTCACCGATAGCGAGAGCACGCCGCTGTACTGTCCGTTCGAGGCCGACTGGTATGCCCGTGACACCGGCTCGCCGGTCGGCTTCGAACAGGGCGTCGACCACGTCCTCTCGACGGACGATTTTCTCCCCGCCGCAGTTGAGGCTGGCACCTGTCCGCACCGGGTTATGAGCGTCCTACTAGAAAATGCGGAGATCGTAGTCGGCAACTATAATCACTTATTTGACAGTCAGACGCGCCATCTCACCGAGTCGATCCTCGACGAGCGGACGCTCGTGATCGTCGACGAGGCCCACCGGCTCGAAGAGCGCGTCAGGGATCTGCTCAGCGAGACCATGGGCCGGGTAACGCTCAAACAGGCCCAACAGGACCTCCAGACACTGCTCGAACGCGCCCGACAGCATCCTGACAACAAGGAACTCATCGAGTCGCATCTCGCCGACCACGACGTGCCGTACGAGGCGGTCGAACAGGCCCACCAGTTCTACGGCGAGGCGATTCAGTGGCTCGATGAGTATGTCGAAACAGAACTCACCGACCGCTTCGAGCGCTACGGCACCGGCTTTATTGATGAGGCCCTGCCTGACGAAACCCTCGAACTCGAACTCCGTGAACCCGATTCCGACGAGCGAGACGCCTTCACGGTGTGGGCCGAAGAACAAGCAGGCTACACTGGTGACTTTTTCCGCACACTCGGCGCTGTTGGCAGCGCTGTCGAGGACACACTGAGCCAGCAGGGGATCAACCGTGACTGTGTCTGTACGGCCACCGGGGTCCGGTTCAGTCAGTGGTGGCAGCGTGACCACACCGAGTTCTTTCGGGAGATCACGCTCGAACCCACGGATCTGGACTACCGAAACCCGGAGTATCCGTGGTTTAACGCCTACAACGCCTCGCTGGTGATGTACAACTGTATCCCCTCCGAGCAGGTCCGTGACATCCTCGGAGAGTTCGGCGGCGGCATCCTGATGAGTGCGACCCTTGAGCCAATTTCGATTTTTGAGACTGTCAGCGGGCTTGAATCGCTGTCGACGAGGACGTCCACAGATGATGACGGAGCCAAACGACGGGTCGACCGCCGGAGCTACGAGCTGCAGTTTCCGGCAGCCAACCGCGAAAGTTGGGTGGTCGACGTGATGCCGTTTACCGCCCGCAATCGGGGCCAACCAACCTCAGACAACCACAACGAGACCAGAGAGCGCTACGCCTACGTCGCCCGGGAGATTGCCCGGAGCCACGGCAACATTCTGCTGTCGTATCCCAACTACGCCGAAGCCAAATGGGCCGCCGGTCGGCTCCGCAAGGAAGTCGACAAACCCGTCGTCCTCGACAGTTCCTCAAGCCACGAGGAAACCCAGCGCCTCAAAGAGCAGTTTTTCAGTGGCGAGCATGCGGTGCTGGTCACGAGTACTCGGGGGACGCTGACCGAAGGCGTCGACTACGCCGGCGAGAAACTCCACACGTGTGCGGTCTTCGGCGTCCCGCTTGTCAACATCGGCTCTCCCCGTGTGCAGGCAGTCAGACACGCCTACGGCGACCGATTCGGCACTGACAACGCGTTCACGTATGCACTGACTATCCCCGCGGTCCGACAGGTCCGACAGGCCATCGGACGCGTGCTTCGCGGCCCCGACGAGCGAGGGGTTCGGGTGCTGGTCGGCGAGCGGTATCTCCCTGACCGACCCCGGTCCGTCGCGCCGTTTTTCGCTGCCCAAGAACAACGGGAGTTCAGTCGACTGACGCCGGAGTTTCTCGGCAGTCAGTTCACACAGTTTTGGAACACTGAGTGAGCAACTCCCGGTCAGTAGGCAGTCCCTACAATGGAACATTCGGTTCGTAACTAAACAATCCAACAACGACTTGATGCGTAATGTCTGAGTCCAGCATGTATCACCTCGTCTGTCGTGACTGTTCAAAAGAACAACTAGTCGAGAGTGCCTCGACAGCCAAACAACAGGCGGTCGACCACGAAGCGATCACCGGACATCGGTTGGATTTTAAACAGGTAGCGTAGGTCAGCGTCGCTCCAATTGTAGTCTCCATTTTCACGGCCACAGCAAGAGCACTACCGTTGGTCACTACGTCCACAAAAAGAATCGTTGGTTTGGAGAGTCGGAATGGCGTCCGAGCGCCTTAGCCGGTAATTTCGTCGAGCGCGTTGAGCAGGTCGTCTTTGTCTTGGACACCGATCACGCGGTCGACTGATTCGCCGTTGTGGTAGAACTCAAGGGTGGGAACGCTTCGGATCCCTTTCGCGCTGGCGAACTCCTGGAGTTCGTCGATATCTACTTTGAGCACCGCGGCCTCGGTCTCGGCGGCGATCTCCTTGACGGTCGGCTCCAGCATCTTGCAGGGACCACACCAGTCGGCGTAGTAGTCGACGAGGACAACCCCATGTGACTCGATGAGTTCCTCGAAATGGCTCTCATCCTCGACGTGAATCGGCTCGGAAGCAGTTGTGGTACTCATACATGTTTCTACGAGGTCAAATGGTATAACAGTTGCAGGAATGTGTCAGTAGCTCGCACAACCCCCTCCCCCTCTCACTCAGATGACACTATCAAAAGAATATTATTTAATCATCGACTATATAGCTGAGAACAACGCCACCGTCGACCTGTTCGACAGTTTCCAGTGAGAGCGAGGAGAAATTCGTGACGAACCCCTCGCCGTCGGCGAGTGTTGGCGCATCACGGCCGCCGATGACGAGCGATCCCACAAACACGGTCAGTTCGTCTACAAGATCGGTCTCAATAACTGAAAAGATCAGCTCGCCACCACCTTCGATCAGTAGGCGGTCTATACCACGTTTTTCGAGCTGGTCGAACGCCATTGGGAGGTCGACCCGTTGTGCTCCGGCGACGATCAGTTCGGCTCCGGCCTCCCGGAGCGCGTGTCGGCGTTCCTCGGGGGCAGCATCAGAGACGAGTACGTAGGTTTCGGCGGCGTCGTCACAGATCCGCCCCTCGGGTGGCGTGCGGCCACGGGAGTCAACCACCACGCGTGCGGGATCGCTGGATCGACCGGTGTCGCGTCGCCGTTGGCGTCGCTCGGGATCATCGAGCGTAAGATGCGGATTATCGGCTAGGACGGTCCCGATTCCGACCACGACGCCGTCGACGTCGGCCCGGATGCGGTCGACGCGGTCGAAGTCTTCGGGGCCGCTGATCTTTATTTGTTCGCGGCGACGCGACGAGAGTTTACCGTCGACGCTCATCGCGGCGTTGATAACGACATCCATGCGGTGGAATGAGACGGCGGAGGTATCGGCGTTTTGGTCCGGTCGACGGGGGTGGCTGTCGGCCACATGGGAATGTGGCAACGATTTCACAGC
This sequence is a window from Halohasta litchfieldiae. Protein-coding genes within it:
- a CDS encoding YcaO-like family protein, coding for MELGLVGSGPAVEALTAACTDVDLSVDRIAPSALGSTADGTTQPDIGAVVAPTGADVFSAASAVFDRWVAVEIGGVGGFPLADVDATVSLYEPGTACYGCLRARVAANQEERSDAQPSGSRSEVRLAGAVAGAELIDLVSGSTTGGRLIELPWQERSFLPVPDCECETPGPDRSLRLSHRSVNVDASLSRAERAVDDRVGLLSQVGERESFPVPYYIATTADTAGFSDVAAAQLAAGVDRDWDRAYMKAIGEGLERYSAGVYRRSKLDGGSERTRKRPVSPSRFVRPESFETPDPEQRIEWIEGCDLASDEPVSLPAEFVCFPPPSRRYRPPITTGLGLGNSTVEAVLSGLYEVIERDGTMLAWYSSFEPLGLAVDDEAFAELTRRASAESLTVTPLLVTQDIDVPVIAVAVHREGEWPQFAVGSAAGLDPTAAARSALAEALQNWMELRAMGPDDASQQGGAIGKYASFPAAAQEFVKTESRIPVDSLGSPGLTGTEELDAVVDSVAAVGLDAYASRLTTRDVEHLGFEAVRAVIPAAQPLFTGDPYFGDRLQEVPRSLGFEPQRDRPYHPYP
- the tbsP gene encoding transcriptional regulator TbsP — protein: MNSNLLEQDINDILQTVLTEATDDLLLIDPTEGAIQALVDVATGFDGELPTIRMLAEERPLKETMEDFLVASRAADLIDAGQLSIRTLDDPAANSLLISGASVLALVAAGDRIAALTTDDSEFVESARDSYDDQWEAAEPFRLRTPPITRVRETLAADISEAAREDFDAVLAKLDTARGDGNGLDEVTISLLVAARNEVLLYDISKWGEDVGIASKATFSRTKTRLEDMGLIATEKVPIDVGRPRLRLQLGDDRLREAEASELAGVSQDLLD
- a CDS encoding ATP-dependent DNA helicase, giving the protein MNVSTDESPGWEQYFGFERPYENQADAIEAAIETVRREGYLAMEGPCGTGKTMAALTAAAFLLRETDRFENVVIATPVKQQRQQFIEDLRTINRGLDEPLSGVSLVGKSDLCPYGREGVFPDDTSVQTRCEELRETTADLVREDDSGGHRGDSGGSTAVDSSTTTPETDPEPAAIIEGTTDDAEQWWDTDRARSLVETARQDQAASDDEPLRTAGATAPYGTAQPATPAEFTDSESTPLYCPFEADWYARDTGSPVGFEQGVDHVLSTDDFLPAAVEAGTCPHRVMSVLLENAEIVVGNYNHLFDSQTRHLTESILDERTLVIVDEAHRLEERVRDLLSETMGRVTLKQAQQDLQTLLERARQHPDNKELIESHLADHDVPYEAVEQAHQFYGEAIQWLDEYVETELTDRFERYGTGFIDEALPDETLELELREPDSDERDAFTVWAEEQAGYTGDFFRTLGAVGSAVEDTLSQQGINRDCVCTATGVRFSQWWQRDHTEFFREITLEPTDLDYRNPEYPWFNAYNASLVMYNCIPSEQVRDILGEFGGGILMSATLEPISIFETVSGLESLSTRTSTDDDGAKRRVDRRSYELQFPAANRESWVVDVMPFTARNRGQPTSDNHNETRERYAYVAREIARSHGNILLSYPNYAEAKWAAGRLRKEVDKPVVLDSSSSHEETQRLKEQFFSGEHAVLVTSTRGTLTEGVDYAGEKLHTCAVFGVPLVNIGSPRVQAVRHAYGDRFGTDNAFTYALTIPAVRQVRQAIGRVLRGPDERGVRVLVGERYLPDRPRSVAPFFAAQEQREFSRLTPEFLGSQFTQFWNTE
- the trxA gene encoding thioredoxin, giving the protein MSTTTASEPIHVEDESHFEELIESHGVVLVDYYADWCGPCKMLEPTVKEIAAETEAAVLKVDIDELQEFASAKGIRSVPTLEFYHNGESVDRVIGVQDKDDLLNALDEITG
- a CDS encoding 2,5-diamino-6-(ribosylamino)-4(3H)-pyrimidinone 5'-phosphate reductase, which codes for MDVVINAAMSVDGKLSSRRREQIKISGPEDFDRVDRIRADVDGVVVGIGTVLADNPHLTLDDPERRQRRRDTGRSSDPARVVVDSRGRTPPEGRICDDAAETYVLVSDAAPEERRHALREAGAELIVAGAQRVDLPMAFDQLEKRGIDRLLIEGGGELIFSVIETDLVDELTVFVGSLVIGGRDAPTLADGEGFVTNFSSLSLETVEQVDGGVVLSYIVDD